The genomic window CCCATTTTCTCTTACTTAAAAAGGTCCAGAGGAAGCAAAGAAAACTCCATCCTCTTTGTCCAGGTGGTGCCCATGTTATGTGCTAGGTGTTGCGCTCTTCAGGGGCAACGGAAGGAACATAACAGAGATTAAGCCTTGTGAATGATCCTTCCATCCTTTTATTCAATAGTTCCAAATCTAAAATGAATTGAACAAATAAATGGGCAAATCTGGACTTGAATGAACCAGTTACATGCTTGGCTGAAGTTGTTTCCTCTCTCTCCCCATCATTGCTAAATTTTCATTTCCGTGGAGTCAAATCGTAGGTGACTGTTCGAATGGATGTTTTAGGTAGTGAAGGGCATGCGACAGTCTTTTCTGAAAGACTAAACCCCATCAATAAACATCTTAAAGCATGATTAGTAAAAGAAAAGATTATGATCTAAGGTGAAAAGAATGCCATAATGGGAGTGTTTCCATGGACCCCGATGGGGCACAACTTAGACAACTTGAAAAATGTCACTTCAAAACCAACTAATTTTACGCTACGCATTAGTATCCGACACAATGCTGATGGAAATGCAGTAAACTTTAACAAGACATCAACCAGAAATGAACCTAAAGGGGTAAGACAAATTAGGCAGTGAGCTCCATGATAGCACTGACGATATCTCCATTGTGGGACTTCAGAGCCTTAACAGCCTTCCCTCTAGACACGCTAGCCTGTGTCATAACAAGATCAATGTCACGAGGCTCCACTCCAGTCTCATCTATTTCCTCCTCATCCTCATCAGCTGGTGCAGCAGCAGACACATCTGGCTTGGCCATAACATTGCTGAGGTCCGGCATCCTGAACTGCTGGGCAGCCTGTGTTTGTAGCTGGGAGCTCAAGTCCTCTATTTTTGCCTCACCAAATATGATATATGTTTCGGAGTTTGGGCTCTTGAAGACATCAGGTTTTGATATGATGAACAAGATCTAAAGTAGACAAGCAAAACATAAGTGATTGTGGCCGGATGCAAATGGCAATATTTGTCTAAAGGAGCATGCCATCGAAAATATGCCTTGCTCATGATCTTGTGGTACCTCttcttaaaatgataattttctGGCATTTAGTATTTGCTTGTCACAATTCTTTTGTCGTCTTAATGCAATTCTTTACATAATTCCCATATAATTAACATCATATTCCCAATATTCTCATTTTATGGAATAAACAAAAAACGCTAATCTAATGTTCTCATTACTACATTGTAGAGTTCTTCTCAAAAAATACTACTTTGTATAGTTTTGACAATATGCCACTTTTTATCCTCCTAGTATCACTGACGAAAAATGTGGCAGTGTTTCACTAAATTGTGTAACATAATATCAGCTTTGAAGCTACCCAAAGGAGCATCAATTCAAATGTATATTAAAATTCCACACCAGTTAGAGGTTCCTACCGGCCAATTTGATGGTTCACGTGTGAACTCTTCACCCAGTGTCAAAAATAGGCAGATTTGGTTGGATGCTACAAGCTCCTCATTCATTATATCACTGAACCTTAATTAGTTACAAGtcatcatgcatgcatgcatattaaTTTTTGTCGATGCCTGTGAATGTGAACAAGTGCATGTTGTTTATAGCACCAACCAGTTTAAATTTTATTAGACTCTGGAAGGAGTTGATATTTACTTACATTTTTGGTTCTCTTAATGGTAACCCTACTGACACCTGTAACAGGCTTCATCCCAAGCTTCTGCATTGCCTTGCGGCTCTTTTTCTCGCTCCTGCTCTGCTTGGAGCTATCATTTGCACCTGCTCCTTGTTCACCTGTGTggagatcaaaggaaaagatactTCCAGAGAAAAGCAAGAAAAAGATATCACAAAATGCGAACATGTGATTTATTACTAATCAGATCATATAATAAACTTTCAGTCACAAACCATGTCTTTTTTATAGGCAAAGAATTGCCAGTATCTTGTCAGGTAAAGATGATTGACAGAAGAATTCTGCAAGCTGGACTTGTACAAAAAGGTAATCAATTAATATACCTTAAATAATAGTAGAGTACTGATACTGAAGTTCATCATTCTTCTGATGATCACAGGGCACAAGGCAAAGAAGGAAACTGCGGAGCATAACAGCTGGCAAACTACCACAGGAGGCTACTATTTGAACATGTAATTGGACATATTACATAAAGTTTGGACGGTAGCTTAAGATGCACTTTTGGTGATGTAGTGAAATAGCTTGGGCTACTAGGCGGGATTGAGGATCAAAAGGAAGCCATTTCAAAAGATGAAACCAATTCCCCATTTCCAGCCACTTTTTTAATCAAAACATATTAGATCAGGTTATTTGTGTTAGTTCAAATTTTGAACTTCAGCCACAGACAATTGaaaatttttcttactccatgtcACTAAGACAGCACCAAACAGAACATCATGACTCAAACTTTTGAGCAGCCTAAGTAAATATGTTTCACAGCATTTGAAGGACCAACAGGAAAGGAGCCCATGCAATTGAAATCCCTGAATTATCCAAACAAGGACTCATACATAAACATACTCGTTGAGTCTGGAAGGAGCATGCGACTAATGAAATTGTTCAAAAGTCTTAAACTTGTGCCAAAACAAGAACTGAGTTATTCAACATCATTAAAGACATCTTCCGAAATTAGTGGCTATCCCTAAGCATCTAAAATGATCTCTTGCTCCGGTTGTGCAGTGAATAAGGTTACTTCCCAAAAAGCCTCATGATTCCCCTAAAAAATGCTTTGGAAATTACACTTCCACAATTTCCTGTGATGTGAGTGATGACACTTTAAGTTGCAAATCATAAAGCATACATTTTGGGGTGCAAACTAGTTCATATATCCGCAAAGACACGAAGTCACTTACACGCAACATGCGATCAACAAGGAACAAATATCTATCATAGTTATCAGCTTTTCCTTGTCTTTCTTTCCCTTGTTGTTTCTTCTTCTAAAACTTATGGTTACtagtcctctttttttcttttcgcttTTCTGTTTCTCCTAAAACTGTTAAAAACAGGAACTTTTGGTCTAGCAGAAACCAAAATTGAAATTAAGGTTCCAAGCCATGGTTTGAATTATGATCCTGCATGGAGAAGATCTCACATCAAGAGTCCAGGAGTCCAGCTGCAATTTGCAACCAATAGAGTGTGAGCAAGAAAGCATGGAGAGTAAAGTTGGGAAATCTTGCACACCATGGTgcatgaatagccaatgacaacAACCCACGCTGACAATATGAGAGTTTACATCAATGAAGATGGACAAAAACGAGATAAGAGGACAAAGTGTTATAATCCATGCAATGTTAAGATCCAAATCCCAACAAAGTTTGGTATTTATGAAGGGCAAAATCTTAAAAAAGTCAACAAATCAACAAGTTTTAAGCAAAGAAGGTTTGTGATGGAAATGAAAACTCATCCAATAAGAGTATCCTGAATGCCCTTACCGATCGATTATGTATAGGTTTCCAACATGGGGCAGGAGACGTGTAATAGATTGCCTAGTTGGGTTGAGctgtttaaaaattaaatattattaggcTTTTTCCTTTATCAATTTATGATCAAGGAGACATTGTACTTGGatccttcaccaaatgggtccTTATTAGACAGCTATTAAAGTGTCTTTGTAAAGCTTCATGCCTTGAGAGTTATAACAGGAATTCAAGCATTTGTTGTCATTTCTATCTATATAAATCAGGTGGTGTGCTAACAGAACACTCAAATCACACAAAAAACAGAAACATATTTATGTACATACACAATGTAATCACTCATGCTTCATAGGTAATAAatcataagaaaattcaataTACATATGTAACAAATCAATGGacataattaaaaaataagtgatggtGTTACTAATTTATCTTGAGGTGATGGTAAGTGGCTATAAGAGGGTTCTCAAAGCACTAGTTGGTGGAATGAAAAGACGCACATGTCTTTTCCGTATCAATTCCATAAAGGGtatgtttggttggagggagttAGGCTTTGAAATAAGAATGGAAATGAGTAACTTCTATTCCAGCTGTTTGGTCGGAGAGAGTTCCATTCCTATTCTGATTCCAAGGAGGAATGGGAATGTTTTAATCTCTCAAAATCCAATTTAAACTCTCAATACGTGGGGGAATATgaccattccaattctgattctggCCGCGAATCAAACGCACCAAAAATGTGTATCCATCACCTCCTTGGCCACAAGCAACAAGTAAATTTGGTATAGCAGAATTAATAATAACTCAAGTCCCAACTGAAACACAATTGTCTGTtccattcttcctcttcttgaaaCCGTTCAAGACTCCCCAAAGAGTTATACATGGGGTCAACAGCCACAAAAAACACTAAGGGCATGTTTAGTTGAGGGAAGTTGGATTTGGGAATGAGTGACTCTTCTTCCAGCCATTTGGTTGGGGGGAGTCCCACTCCAATTGGGAATGCCCAATACCCCAAAACCCAATCCCTACTCTGCCATAGGATTCAAATTCCAATTCCAATTCCCAATTCCTAATATACCATTCCATTCCAATCCATTCCAATTCTAGCGGCGAAATAAACACAACCTAAGCGACCATTTTCTGTCAGATTACGAAAAACAGCTATGCAGTCTTCAGCGACGAATAGCAGGCATGCAAAATACTAGGGTTTTACGTGGAAAGCAGACAGAAGAAATACAGAATGGCaccaataaagaaaagaaaaatatcagaaggaggagaagaaagaaaggggACCTTGGGCTTCGTCATCGTCGTCGTCATCCTCGTCATCGTCTTCGTCCTCCTTGACGTCCTCGATGACGGGGGCATCGTCCTGTAAAGGCGAAACGAAAATAAATCAATCCATGTTCTAGTTTTATTCCGGTGACTAAGAGACGAAGAGAAGCAAGTGGTATTGTGATGGTAGAAgacctgctgctgctgctgctcttGTTGTTGTTGTTCCTCTTCTTTGAGGGAGGAGAGAAGTtgctcttcttctccttggacGACGGGGCCCGgcatcttcttctctcttctctttctgggcgggggcggcggcggcggcggcggcggcggcggcggcggcgatggCTGCTTGGCCGGAGCTTGGGGGGTCTCAGGAGGAGCGGCGACGGGTTGTCCACGCAAACGGAGCCCTTTTATCTTTTGCTCCTGTTTGCCACGTGGCTCGCACGTGACCAATGCCGTATAATGCTTCGGGGTATCATTTAGCGGGCGGTGATTATGCCATAACTAACCACACTACTGTTTGGGGCATGCGATGCTTTAGAATCCACAATCAAGAGTCAGGGAATGTGACATACAGAAACATTTTGATTGGTGAACGATGTGTTGGAAAATATCATGACCACATGACTTTGCTGAATTAAATATAAATGTTTTTGTATCAACCTTTAGATATTTTAGGTGTGCATTCCCCAATCTAAATCCGATAATAAAATAGACTTGACATGTTAgctaatattaatttttactACCAAGCTCGAGTAGGAGCATGGCTCGTCTCAGTCCGATTCCATCCCTATAAATAGCATAAGAAGATTTGATATTACTTGAGCTGTATGATGGTCAATCAAAAATagtaataatattttgatattatttaagCTATATGATGGTTAATTAGAAATAACAGTAATTTTGATCATTCTGATTATATTATCTTTAAAAAGGATGCTTCATTTCTTGAAGGAATCAGGATTATTCTATTCTTTACACAAGCTACCTTGAAAAGGTCGAGAATTTTAGTGATATTAACTAGATGATCAATTCTCTTGATATCAAATCTATTATTAGTTATCTTTTTGTTTTTGGTAATATCTTTGGGATTTTTCAAGTAAACGACAATTTCATGGAGTTATCGTTGAGATTAGATATCCGACTGTTATGACTGGAGATCCAATAAAAAAAGTTCAATGTGGTACATATGATGTTAATTAAATGGCCAAGTTAGAGCATTAATTTGAGCATATGAGTATACCAAGGGTATGTCTCTGCCTCATTCCTATATTGATAAATGCTCAAGATAATTTTCTATGATTGCATTGCACTCCTAATGGTTTCAAAGCAGATTGTCTACAGGATACCAAGTCACAAGCATCCCTAAAGGACATGCCTATATGAGAGTAGTTGTGAAGATGGTGACCTTAGGTCTAGGCCAACCTATGAACTCTCATGAAAATCAAGTTATTAGTGGACGAAATGGTAGCACTAATATTCTTTGAAACACGTTACTTGATTTATACTATAAGAGTGAGTTGTTAAAATTCTATTATAGCTCCTTAAATGATATAGTCAATACTAAGTAAGGTTAAGTCCATGTGACAACTCATTTATTTCACAGTATAGTTGCTAAGAAAAGATAATATGTATTGGTGTTTCAATTTTAGTACTTGAACTTTTATAGGGGAATGCtagataatatttaattatttaatattttctgATTTTTTATAGTCGGAAAAGTGTAATCATGTAAACCTTCATTCCTCATCTACCTCAACAAATTACTTCAGTCATGTATTGGAAAAATTGATGTGAGACAAATTGCATTTGATACTTCTCGGCGAATTGGATATTTGGGCCTTTTGGGCTGCTCTATGCATCCGCATGCACATGCATTTTGCTAGATAAACGGCTCATAAGTGCAGAACAGGTTGACCATGCTTTTACGATCCTATCTTTTGCTTTTAATTACTGTCTTGActtatatattctagaattatgTGGTATTTACTCTGGTTTTTAAATTCCCTTGATCATGCAAGATTTATTAGGCTAGCCATTGGAGTGGATATTATGGCTAGGTTAGTCGTGATCGCTATATACAAAGGCCATGGCCCAGTTTTTACAACGCAAATCAGaactatctctctctctccccttgcaATAGAGAGCTCCAGCTCTCCTTTTctgtcctcttctctctctctctctctctctcttcacttcCCAACTAATTCTATAATTCTACTAAATTTCTTGCCTTTTATTTTCTCATATTTGTATACTTTCGAAGTATTGATTTTGGACAATTGAAGGAGTTGATCAGAACCAAAGCATAAGGCCATGACTCTTAGGACAATGCTGGCACGTCTCCATGCAGGTTCTCCTAATGTTCAGTTTGTTACTTataaagtatttttagatttcatttataattattttgtcatataattttattattttattaatgttTACCTCTAACTAATAGGCCCTATATGGCATAACCAAAGTCTGCAATATACACCTttgttttttttggtgtttttgtATTTTACCATCAGTAGCTCATGCGTTAATTAAGATCACACGTACACAAAAAGCGTAAAAAATCCTCTATGTTATGCGCATGGCACCGTAGAATGCAGTGCATTTGTAAATGACGGCCATCAGAAATTGAACGGCCATCAAATAATACATGTTGTACATATGTATGACATGGCCCGCATCAATGCACTGTTGGATGAGTGCTGCAAAATTTCAGGAGTTAGTTATGCAGATTCATCCCATTTTGAGAAGAACTAATCCCATATTTATTTCTGTTATCCAAGTGGCAAATTATGAGTTTGTGTTTACTTAGTCTTTGCAAAAAAACTGGACACAATCAGTCCATGATCTACCCATGTTCTTAGTTCTGTTTTCATCCTGCATGTcatgttcttctttatttatagcTCTGTAAAGCCTATTTAAAGGCAGTAGATGTTAATCAATGAGGGAGTTTATTTTTAGTGTATTTTCAATTCATCTTTGTGCTCCAGCAAATCTATTTCCTCTTTCCTTTAGTTTTTCCACAGAATTCTGATGTATATGTGCAGAAGTTCTTGATTTCAGCAGCAAACTTGATCAAGCCCACCATTGCTTCagctccaacagtggtatcagagctaggttggaGATCATCAAGAGGAGAAGACTCAACGCAGAGGGCTTCCTAAGGCAAGGTGATTCTACAGAAATTTCTCTGATAAAGTCTGCACACCATTTGTTTGTTGAAAAGTCTCTTAAAGTAAGACATGGCAAATACTAATGGTATGAATCCATTGATTCCTATTTTTAATGGGCGAGCATATGAATCCTGGAATATTAAGATGCGTCAGTTTTtcattttattagatttatgggATATGGTTGAAAATGGTTATGCAGAGCCAACAAAAGAAGAGGGAAGATTGACTCCTGCTCAAAGGAATGAGCTCAAGGACAACAGAAAGAAGGATGCTAAGGCATTTGTAGCAATACAATAAGCAGTTACTGACTCCATCTTTCCAAGAATTGCTGGAGCGAGTTCAACAAAAGAAGCCTGGAATATATTGAAGGAGTATCAAGGAACTGAAAAGGTAACTGCTGTAAAACTCCAAACTTTTCGGCGTGAGTTTGAAAACCTAAGAATGAAGGATGGTGAATCtgtggatgaattttttttaaaggttACTATTTTAATTGGTCAATTAAGATCCCTTGGAGAAGAAATTTCTGAACAAAAAGTTATTGAGAAAGTGTTAAGAAGTTTGCCAACTAAGTTTGATAATATAGTTGCAGCTATTGAAGAAAGTAAGGATCTCTCTACTTATTCTCTCACTCAACTAATAGGATCTTTATTAGCTCATAAGGAAAGGCTCAACAGGTCAGCAGAGAAAAGTGTTGAACAGGCTCTTGCATCAAAGCTAGAAATTATAGAGAATGCTGGAAAAGCTAAGACATCTGAAACTCATACAAACAGAGGTCGTGGTAGAGGTTCCTACCGTGGAAGAGGTGGTtacagagaaagaagaagaggaagaggtagAGGAAGGTCTGGTTATGATCAAAGAGGCAATCACAATGAAAGAGGTAATTATCATGCTAATGTTCAATGCTATTTCTGTAAGAAGTATGGTCATATAGAAAAAGATTGTTGGAAAAAGGCTAATCACCAAGCTAATATTAGTGAAGAGAAAGAAGTTGATAACAATATTTTTCTCACTTGTCTAAATGCAAAAGAGAGTATAGATGATGTTTGGCTACTAGACAGTGGATGCAGCAACCATATGACAGGTTTATGGAGTCTCTTTAAAAGCATAGATGAATCAATGAATGTACAGGTTCAACTTGGTGATGGGAAGTACGTTCAAACTGCTGGAAAAGGAACAATTATTGTGAAGACTAAATCAGATAATGAGAAACAAATCTCAGATGTTCTTTACATTCCTGGTTTAGCTCATAATCTTCTAAGCATTGGACAATtagctcacaaaggatatctAGTTATATTCCATGAAAATACTTGTGAAATACTTGATCAGAAATCTGGCCTCACTATGATGACAATTGAAATGACAGCAAATAAGATGTTTCCTGTGAATTTCTCTTGTATTGATGATTATGCACTTATGGCTAGCTCTAAAACTGATTCTTGGTTATGGCATATGAGGTACGGTCATTTATATGTTAATGGTTTGAAGTTGCTAAAGCAGAAAAATATGGTTTATGGACTATCCAACATTGAGAATATTGATCATGCATGTGAAGGATGCATCTATGGGAAGCAACACAGGGcaaatttttcaatcaaaaaGTCTTGGAGAGCTAAGGCACCACTTGAGTTGGTCCATGCAGATATCTGTGGACCAATGAGAACTTCTTCATTAAGTGGCTGTAAGTACTTCTTtctatttgttgatgattttaGCAGAATGAATTGGGTGTATTTTTTGAAGTTCAAATTTGAAGCTTTTTCTAAGTTTCTGCTATTTAAGAAGTTTGTTGAGAAGCAGTCCGACTATATCATTAAAACATTGCGAACTGATAGAGGAGGAGAATTTTTTTCTAATCAATTTACTTCATATTGTCAAACTCATGGTATTCACAGGCAATTAACAGCAAGCTACACACTCGAACAGAATGGAGTGGCAGAGAGAAAGAATAGAACTATAGTTGAGATGACAAGGAGCATGCTGCAAGCAAAAGCTCTTCCAAATTCCTATTGGGCTGAAGGTGTTGCAATAGCAATTTATCTTTTGAACCGATCTCCAACAAAAGCTGTTCTAAATCAAATCCCATATGAAGCATGGAGTGGAAAAAAACCTCAAGTCACTTAAAAGTTTTTGGTTTAGTTGCATATGCTCATATCAGTCCTGATGATAGACATAAACTTGATAAGAAAAGTGTTAAATGTATTTTTGTGGGATACATTAATGAGACTAAGGGATACCGGTTATTTGATCATGTTGCAAAAAAACTAATCATAAGTAGGGAGTTGTTTTTGATGAACATAGCTGCTATGAATTGAATAAAGTTGAGCAGAATTCTCCTAAGTTCATAGAAGTGGAGATGAAACCTGAAATAGAAAAACTCCCTATAATGACTATAAGTGGCAGTCCCTCTACTTCAAATTCAAGAAGTTCTCCCAGAGAGATGCAGCAATTAGAGAACATATACAGAACTTCTTCACAAAATGTAAGATCATTAAGAGAAATTTATGAAAGTTGTGATTTTGCACTTGCTTTATTAGAACCATCATGTTTTGAAGAAGCCAATCAAAAGGAGGAATGGAGAACAGCAATGAATGAGGAAATGACAGCTATAGAGAAGAACCAAACATGAAAATTAGTAGACTTACCGCAAGATAAAGATGTAATTGGCTTGAAGTGGATCTTTAAGACAAAGCATGGGGCAGATGGAAGAGTGCAAAGGCATAAAGCCAGATTGGTCGCAAAAGGCTATTCACAGCTACCAGGTATTGATTTTAATGAAACATTCTCACCTGTTGTAAGATTTAAAATTGTTAGGACTATTTTGGCTTATGCTGCACAAATGAAATGGCTAGTGTAccaatttgatgtaaaatctgcATTTTTAAATGGTATTCTTGAAGAAATAATCTTTGTAGAGCAGCCAGAAAGGTTTGTGATTGCA from Elaeis guineensis isolate ETL-2024a chromosome 4, EG11, whole genome shotgun sequence includes these protein-coding regions:
- the LOC105043252 gene encoding nascent polypeptide-associated complex subunit alpha-like protein 2, with protein sequence MPGPVVQGEEEQLLSSLKEEEQQQQEQQQQQDDAPVIEDVKEDEDDDEDDDDDDEAQGEQGAGANDSSKQSRSEKKSRKAMQKLGMKPVTGVSRVTIKRTKNILFIISKPDVFKSPNSETYIIFGEAKIEDLSSQLQTQAAQQFRMPDLSNVMAKPDVSAAAPADEDEEEIDETGVEPRDIDLVMTQASVSRGKAVKALKSHNGDIVSAIMELTA